CACCGACAAGTCCCTGCCGGCCGCCGACCCACACGACGCGCTGGAGTTCACACCGGGACGCTGGGTGACGGACCGGTCGAGCAACAAGCCCGTGCACTGCTGCCAGGAGAAGCCGTACCACGAGGGCGACGCGTATCTGAAGTTCCCCTTCGACGTGCGAAAACACGCCTATCAGTGGTGGGACGACTCCCTCGGCTCGACGGTGACGTTGAGCTACCGCGGCACCAAGAAGGTCCAGGGGTACACGGGTTACCTCTTCGGCGGCACGGTCGCCCCGGCCAAGGTCGGCACCCGGCTGGTGCCCGGCGCCCTGGTCGGCCGGCCCGCCGCCGCTCAGGTGCCGGCCGAGGAGTGGTACTCCAACCACGGCATCGAGCTCGTCGTCGACCAGCGCACCGGCCGGGTGCTCTACGCCCAGGTCGGTCCCCGTCGCACGCTGCGCGCACCCGGTTCGACGAAGGACGCGGTGGTTCTCCTGGACAGCCGGAAGATCGCCTTCACCACCGCCACACAGAAGGACCAGGTCAGGCAGGCGAAGCAGGAGAGCGGTCAACTGCGCCTGGTGGGGCGGACGTTGCCGGTCGGGTCCGCTGTGGCCGGATTCGTGCTCGCCGCCGCGGGGGTCGTCTGGGTGGTACGAGGGCGACGGGATCCGCAGATGCCCGAAACATCCCCGCCCGGGCTCACGATGTGATGCGGCGTCAGCTCGAAAAGGCCCGGAAATTGTCACCTCGGTGAGTAGCCCCGGGCCGACCGCCGGGCGAAAACTGTCCACCCCCACCCGAGCACAACCTGCCCAGTACCAGCATGACGAGACGAGCTCAGGCCCCCCACACGAGACCGCACCGCGCACACCGTACGGATCACGCACCACGGACCGACCCCTCGCACCATCCGTACCGACCGATCGCGCACCGCGGGCACCGGCCGCTTCCCGCACCCGGCCGTCGCCCGCACCGCGCGCACCGGCCGGACGGCGATCCGTATCGCGCCCGCCCCTCCCCCACGCTGAGTTCCGCACCCCGAGACGAGTTGGAGCACGCATGCCCCAGCACGTGCCGTCCTCGCTGCGCGCCTCCGCCCTCCCGCGCGCGCTGCAACACCCCCAGGCGCTCCCCCCACAACCGCGCCGCATCGTCTTCCTCGCCCGCCGTGATCTCGGCAACCCGGCGGCGGGCGGCTCCGAACTGCTCGTGGACCGCCTCGCCGACGGCCTCACGGGCCTCGGCCACCAGGTCACCCTGCTGTGCGGTGGCCCGGCGGCGTATCGCGACTACCGGGTCGTCTCGGCGGGCGGCGACCTGGGCCACTATCTGCGCGCCCGGCCGGCGCTCCACCGCCAGGTCGGCGACTGCGACCTGCTGGTCGAGGTGTGCAACGGCATGCCGTACCTGGCCCCGCTGTGGCACCACGGCCCGACGCTGTGCCTGGTCAACCACGTTCACACGGACCTGTGGCGGATGCGGTTCGGCGGTCCGCTGGCACCGGCGGCGCGGATCGGCCGAAGACTGGAACACTGGGCTCTGGCGGGCGCACAGCGCGACAACCTGCTGGTCGCCGTCTCCCCGTCGACGGCCCACGCGCTGGGCGCGATCGGCGTCGAGCGAGACCGCATCCGGGTGGTGCACAACGGCGTCGAGGAGCCGGGACCGCTGGCCGCGAAGTCTCCCGAGCCGCTGTTCGTGGCGATGGGCCGGCTCGTCGAGTACAAACGGATCGATCTGCTGCTGCGGCTGTGGGAGCGGGTCCGTCCGGTCACCGGCGGCCGCCTGGTGATCGTCGGCGACGGACCCGAGCGGGAGCGCCTGCAGCACCTGGCCGGTCCCGGCGTGGAGTTCACGGGCCACGTCTCCGAACCCGAGAAGCACCGGCTGCTGTGCGCCGCCTGGATCCTGCTGCACCCCTCCGCGGTCGAGGGCTGGGGCCTGGTGGTGACGGAGGCGGCGGTGCGCGAGACCCCGGCGATCGCCTTCGACGTGCCCGGCCTGCGCGACTCCGTCACGGACGGCGAGACGGGCGTGCTGGCGCACGGCGAATCGTCCTTCGCGGCGGCCTGGTGCACCCTCGCACTGAGCAACGACCGCCGCCGTCTGATGGGCAAGGCAGCCCGCGACCACGCGGCCCGCTACCGCTGGAACCGCACGGTCCGCCAGTTCAGAGCGGTGGCGACGGAGGCGGTGAGGGGCTGGGCACCATGACGGGGCCGACTGGTGCGGGGGCGGATCCGGGGGCGGTGGCCGGCGCGGGTTCGGGCACCGGCACGGGTTCGGGGACCGGCACGGGTTCGGGGACCGGCACGGGTTCGGGGACCGGCACGAGGCCGGGGACCGGCACGGGTTCGGGGACCTGCACGAGGCCGGGGACCGGCACGGGCGCAGGCCCGCAGACGGGCACCGGCCCAGCAACAGGCGCGGGCGCAAGCCCGGGGACCGGCGCGGGCGCAGACTCGGGAACCGGCGCGGGCACAAGCCCGGAAACCAGCACGGGCACAGACCCGGGAACCGGCGCGGGCACAAGCCCTGAAACCAGCCCGGGCACAAGCCCGAAGGTCGGTACGGGTCTGAAGGACCCCTCCATCCGCCGCTCCCTCGCCCTCTTCCGTGCCTTCCGGCGTGAGCAGGACGATCCCGTCGCCTGCTACTCACTCCTCGCGCGGGACGCCGCCGATCAGGTGGAGGCGTACGACGGCCCGGTGCGGGAGCGCACGGTCGTGGATGTGGGCGGCGGGGGCGGCTACTTCACCGCCGAGTTCCGACGGCGCGGCGCGCACGCGTACCTCTTCGAGCCGGACGTACAGGAGCTCGGACCGAAGCCGCCCGCCGGGGCGGTGATCGCCGACGGCTATCTGCTGCCCCTGGCGGACGGGATCGCCGACATCGCCTTCTCCTCCAATGTGCTGGAGCACGTCGCCGACCCGCAGACCTTCCTCAGCGAGCTGGTCCGGGTGACCCGCCCCGGCGGCCTGATCTACGTGTCGTTCACCAACTGGCTCTCCCCGTGGGGCGGTCACGAGTGGGCGCCCTGGCACTACCTGGGCGCCGAACGGGCCCGGGCCCGCTACCACCGTCGTACCGGGAAGCCCGCCAAGCACACCCTCGGCGAGAACCTCTTCGCCGTGCACATCGGACCCACCCTGCGGCAGGTGCGCGCCCGCGACGACGTCACGGTCGTCTCGGCGCGCTCCCGCTACTGGCCGTTCCTCGCGTCCGCCGTCGCGAAGGCGCCGGGACTGCGCGAGTTCGCCACCTGGAACCTCCTTCTCATCCTCCGGCGGTGTCCCCCATGACGACCACGGTCCAGGCCCCTCCTCCGGCAGCCTTCCGCACCACCGAGGCGACCTCGGGCCCACCGGAGGGCCCGAGGTCGCGTCGCTGGCTGCTGGGGTTCTGGGCCGTGGTGTTCGTGCTGTTCCTGGCCGTGCACCCGGGACGGCAGACCTTCGACACCAAGCTCGGGGTCACCGTCGACCCGTGGCAGTTCCTGTCCGACCTCGGCCAGTTGTGGCACGACCGGGGCGGCTTCGGCGGCCTCCAGGACCAGTACACCGGCTACCTCTGGCCGATGCTGCCGTACTACGCGCTCGCCAAGCTGATCCACCTGCCGCTCTGGCTCGCCGAGCGGCTGTGGATGTCGATCGTCGTCGCCATCGCCTTCTGGGGCGCGCTCAGGCTGGCCGAGCGACTGCGCGCAGGCACGTCCGCGTCCCGGCTGCTCGGCGCCGTGGCGTACGCGCTGTGGCCGGTGTTCACGATCGTCGTCGGCTCGACGTCGGCCGCCGCGCTGCCGGGCGCCTTCCTGCCCTGGGTGCTGCTGCCGCTGACGAACGAGCGCCACAGCGCCCGCGTCGCCGCCTTCCGCTCGGCGCTGGTCGTGCCGTTCATGGGCGGGGTCAACGCGGCCTCGACCCTCGCGTCCCTGCTCCCCGTCGGCCTCTACCTCCTCTCCCGCCCGCGCGGCCCCCGCCGGCGCAAGCTGATCGGCTGGTGGGTGCTCGGCGTGGTCCTGGCGACGGCGTGGTGGGTGGTCCCGCTGCTGCTGCTCGGCCTCTACGGCGAGAACTTCCTCCCCTACGTGGAGAGCGCGCGGACCACGACGGACACCATGTCAGCCACGGAGTCCCTGCGGGGCGCCGGGAACTGGGTGGCGTACCTGCACTTCGGCGAGGCCTGGCTACCGGCTGGCTGGACCGTGGCGTCCTCGGTGATCGTGATCGTCTGCTCGGCGCTCGCGGCGGGTCTTGGCCTCGCGGGTCTGGCGAGACGGGACATGCCGGAGCGGCGCTGGCTGGTGCTGACCGTGCTGGTGGTCGCGCTCGTCACGCTGGCCGGGTACGGCGGCGCGTTCGGCGCCCCCTTCCACGGCACGGTCCAGGACTGGCTGGACGGCTGGCTGTCCCCCTTCCGCAACGTCTACAAGTTCCAGCCGGGGCTCGCGCTCGCGCTGGTCCTCGGCCTCGCCCACCTCGTGGGCATCGCCGCCGAGACCCGCGGTGCCCGTCCGGTCCGGGGCCGCCGTTTCGCCCCGCTGATCGCCGCGATCCTCGTCGTACCCGGGCTCGCCTGGCCGTACCTCAACGGCTCGATCCTCCAGCAGGGTTCGTTCCAGCGACTGCCCGAGTACTGGCAGACCACGGCCGACTGGCTGAAGAAGTACTCCCCCGACTCCCGCGCCCTCGTCGTCCCGGCGACCGCGCACGGCATCTACACCTGGGGCTCCCCCATCGACCAGCCCCTCGACGTGCTCGCCGACTCCCGCTGGGCACAGCGGGACTACGTCCCCTTCGGCACCGCCGGCAACCGGCGCGCGATGGACGCGGTCGAGCAGGCGTTGATGACGGGCGGCGAGGTCCCGGGCCTCGCCGACTACCTCAGCCGGGCCGGGCTGTACTACGTCGTCGTACGCAACGACCTCGACCCCGACCAGATCGGTTACGTACCGACCACGACCGTGAAACGCACCCTGGAGCAGTCCGGCTACCGGCGCGTGACCGGTTTCGGCCCCGTCATGACGGGCGGGCGGATCGCGAACGACACCCCCTTGCAGGTCGAGGGCCTCTACCCGCGCCAGCGGGCCGTGGAGATCTACGAACCGGTGAGCGAGGACGTGCTCAGGCCCGGTCAGGCCCGCTTGATGCCGGTCGCCGACACCGCCGTCGTCTCCGGCGGCCCCGAGGCGCTGCTGCCGCTCGCCGCCGACCCGACGATGCGGGGCCGCGCCGCCGTGCTCACCGGCGACAACACCCCGGGCCTGGGCACATCGCCGGTGCAGGTGGTGGGCGACGGACTGCGCCGCGCCGACACCCGCTTCGGCCTGGTCGACGCCAACACGTCGTACACGTACACACGCGAGGAGAAGAACGCCCCGGACGCCGCCCAGGACCCGGGTGAGCAGCCGCATCAGATCCTGCCGACGAAGGGCCTCGACCACCAGACGGTCGCGGAACTGCGCGGCGCCCGCTCGGTGACGGCGTCCTCCAGCGGCAACTGGCTCTTCCACCTGCCGCAGTACGACCCGGTGAACGCCTTCGACGGCAACCCGGACACCGCCTGGGCGGAGGGCGCGCCCGGCTCGGCGGACGGGCAGTGGCTGCGGATCGCGTTCACGGGGTCCGTGGACATGCCGTCGTCGTTCAAGGTGACCCCGCTGCCGCAGGACGCGGTGCGCGCGGCGGCCACCCGGATCCGGGTGGAGACGGAGACAGGGTCGGTCACCAGCCCGCTCCGGCCCGACGGCATGACGCAGAGCGTCAAGGCCCGCCCAGGAGCGACGAGTTGGCTGAAGATCACCATCCTCGACTCGGTGGAGCGCAAGGCCGGCCTGACGGGCGCGGGCTTCTCGGAGATCAGGATCCCCGGCGTCCAGGTCACCCGGCTCCTCCGGCTCCCCACGGACGCGGACGACTCCGGCGCGAGTGCCGAGATCGTCTCGCTGCACCGCGCCTCCGACCCCACCGGGCTCTCCCCTACGGGCACGGAGGCGGGCCTGCACCGGCGCTTCACGGTGTCGGCGGCGGGGACGTACGAGGTGAAGGCGAGCGCGGCGCCGATCGCGGGTGAGGCACTGGACAAGCTGCTGTACCGGGTGGCGCCCGACCAGAAGAGCCGCATCACGGCGACGGCGGACTCCACGGCGAAGCTGGGCACCGGCCTCTCGGCGCGCAACCTCACCGACGGTGACCTGACCACGGCGTGGATCGCCGGGAACCGGCCGACGATCCACCTCGACTGGCCCGACAAACAGCCGGTGAGTTCGATCGTGCTCGCCCCGGCGGGTGGTCTGTCCAGCCGCCCGACAAAGGTCGAGATCAGCTCGCCGGACGGCGCGGCGATCGCCGGCGTCGACGAGAACGGCTGGGTCCGCTTCGATCCGATCACCACGAACCACCTGGACATCACGGTGGTGGAAACGGCCCCGGTGACCGTCCACAACCCGGTCGCGAACGAGAACCTGAGCCTGCCGGTCGGCCTGACGGAGGCGTACATCCCGGCGCTTGACCGGTATCGCACCCCACAGCCGCTCCCGACAAGGAAGTTCTCGCTGCCGTGCGGTCAGGGCCCGACGCTGGCGATCGACGGAAAGCTGTACGCGACGAGCGCGAAGGGGACGGTACGGGACCTGGTGGGGCGCCGGAAGGTGGACCTGACGCTCTGCCGGCAGAACCGGGCGGACCCGTCCGTCGACCTCGGCTCGGGCACGCATCGGGTGGAGGCGGGCGACGCCGGACCGCTGACGGTGACGGACGTGACGCTGACGCGGGGAGCGGTCACCGAGCCGGGGACCGCGGGCCGCGACCTGCGGGTCGTCGACTGGCTGGGCGACCGCCGCGAGGTGACGGTCGGCTCGGGCGTGGCCTCGTACCTGACGACGTACGAGAACTACAACAAGGGCTGGCAAGCCACGCTGAACGGCGAGAAGCTCACACCGGTACGGCTCGACGGCTGGCAGCAGGGCTGGCGGCTCCCGGACGGCGCGGGCGGCACGGTCGAGCTGTCGTACGCGCCCGCGACGACGTACGAGGCCGGGCTGATCGGCGGCGGGGTCGGCGTGGCCGTACTGGCCTTCTTCGTCCTGTGGCGACGCCGCTCACCGAACCCCGACGAGCCGATGCCGATGCCGCCGGGTGCCGGGGTGTGGCTCGGCGCGGTGGCGCTGACGCTGGTCGGCGCCGTGATCGCGGGCCCCCTGGCCCTCCTTGTCCCCTTGCTGGCACTAGTGGCCTGGAAGCGCCACGCGTTGCTCGTCCCGATCGCGTTCGTGGCACTCGCCGGGGCGGGGATCGCGACGGCGACGGGAGCGGGGACGCCTCCGGCGGCGAGCGAGGGAGCGTTCGGGCCCGCAGCCCAACTGCTCGCGCTGATCGGGCTGTTCGCCGCACTGGTGAGCGTGCGGGAGCCTGCGGGGCTGGTGGGTGAGGGCGCGGTCGAAGGGCCATCGGAGGCCCCGACGGAGCCGCTGCCGCGTAGGCAGCCGGGAGCGAGCCCACTGGGAACCGGCGGGGCCGAGCAAGCCGCGGGCAACACGATCTCGGCGCGCGGCCCGGGTGTGGAGAAGGGGAAGGACGGTACGACATGACCACGGTGGAACACCCGGTGCGCCGCCGCCCGCAGCGGATCCCGTTCCCGGTGGTGGACGAGGTGTCCCGGCACTGCGTCCAGGAGGAGGAACCGGAGACGGTCCACATCGAGGTCCACCTCCCCGGCCGCCTCGACCCGTCCCGCCTGCGCAACGCGTTCCTGGAGGCCCTGCACCGCCACCCCCGCATCCTGATGCGCGAGGCACCGGGCCACTGGTACAGCCGCCGCTACGAATGGGAACTGACGCCGGACCCGGAGGTGGAGGTGGTGACTTTCCCGCCTCCGGGCAAGAGCGCCCTACGGGACGCCAGGACGAGGGCCCTGTCCCAGGCCCCACCACTGACCCTGTCCCCACCGATACGCCTGGAGGTGGTAACCGAGGTAGCTGCGGGCAGTCGCGCCGACCTCGCTGCGGGCAGTCGTGCCGACCTCGCTGCGGGCAGTCGTGCCGCTGGGGCGGCACGGGTGGGCGCTGCGGCACCTCGAACCGCCGAGTGGCGGAACCACCCCCCGGGCACCCCCACCCCCGGGCACCCCCACAACACCGGCACCGTCCTCCTCCTCACCATCAACCACACAGCCCTGGACGGCCCCGCCTGCCTCCGCATCCTCGCCACCGCAGCGGAGCTGTACGGCGGCAAGGACAACTCACCCACCGCTCCCCCCGTACGCACGCCGGAAACCGCACAGTTGCCCCCGGACACCCCGTCCCCCTGGGCCCCTCCGGCCCGAGTAGCCCCGGGAACCCCGGAGTCCTCCCCCGGCAACGGCCTCCTCGTCACCGAACTCCCCCTCCCCCACCGCCCGAAATCCGCCCCCTACACCGTGAACGACCAGCTCATGGTCACCACGGCCCTGACCATCGCCCACTGGAACAAGGAACACGGCACCCGCCCCCACCGCCCCCTCCGCATCACCATGCCCGTCGACGACCGCCCCCGCGACACCACTATGCCCATCGGCAACGGCACACGCCTGGTCGAAGTGCCCTTCAGCCCGGCCGAGCTGGCGGACCACGACCTCCCCGCCCTCCTCCACCGCACCGCACAGCGAACCCGCGCCCTCAAGTCCCTCCCCCGCCCCCAACTGGGCCACGGAGCGGCCCTCCTGGCCACCCCGTGGGCCCCCGTGGCCTGGCGCGCCGCCCTCACCCGCGCGCTCCGCCGTGCCGCCACCCCCTGGACCTCGACCACCCTGCTCAGCAACATCGGCCGCGTCCCCTACCCCCTGGACTTCGGCGACGAGGCCGGCCGCGCCCACGCTGTCTGGTTCTCGGCGCCCGCCCGCATGCCCCGCGGCCTCACGGTCACCACCGCCTCCACCGCGGGCCGCCTGCACCTCGCCCTGCGCTGGTCCCACGATCTGCTCAGCCACGGCGACGGCGCCCACCTCCGCGACCTGTTCGAGCACTACCTGCACACCACGGAGGCAGGCACAGCATGACGACGACCACACCGGCCCGCCGCCGCGACCTCCGCGACTTCTACGAGGACCCGTCCGTCCCCGTCGCCTCCGGCACCCCCCGCAGCCTGCGTCAGGCCCGCATGCTGGCCGCCGCCCTCGGCCCGGCCGCCACGGGTGGCGCGAAGACCGTCCTGGACATCGGCTGCGGGGACGGCACTGCGGCCGCCACGGCCGCCCCGTTCCTCGCCGGTCACCGCATCGTCGGCGTCGACTGGTCCCAGGACGCCCTCAGACGGGCGCGCACCCGGCTGCCGTACACGGTCCGCGGCGAACTCACCGACGGCGGGCTGCCGTTCGGCACAGGCTCCGCCGACGCGGTCCTGTTCAGCGAGGTCATCGAGCATCTCGTCGACCCGGACTCCGCCCTGGACGAGATCCGCCGCGTGCTGCGCCCGGGGGGCCACCTCATGCTCTCCACCCCGAACCTCGCCGCCTGGTACAACCGCGCCCTGCTGCTGGCCGGTGTGCAGCCCGTCTTCTCGGAGGTGAGCCTGCGCGCGATCCACGGCCGCCCCGGCAGGGAGGTCGTCGGCCACCTGCGGCTCTCCACCGCCCGCGCCCTGCGGGAGTTCGTCGCCGCGGCCGGCTTCGACGTCGTACGGTTGCGGGGCGCGCCCTTCCACGGCGTACCGCGTCCGCTGCGCCCGCTGGACCGCCTGGCCTGCGCCGTACCATCGGCGGCCTCCATCCTCCTGCTGCACGCGCGAAGGACCTAGCGCATGTGGTGGGGAGTGGCCGCGGCCCTGCTGGCGAACGTCCTGTACAGCTCCGGGTTCGTCCTGGAGAAGAAGGCGCTCGCGGCGCTGCCGGAGGTGGACTTCCGCCGCCCGGCCCGGCTCCTGCGCCTGGTCCTGGGCAGCCCCCTGTGGATCGGGGGTTCGCTGGCGCTCGCCGCCGGTTTCGGGGCGCAGCTCGCCGTCTACCGCACGCTGCCGATCGCCGCCGCGCAGGGCATCTTCGTATCCGGCCTGGTGCTGCTGGTGCTGTTGTCGGCGCGGCTGCTCGGCGAGGAGACGACCGGCCGGGAACGGTACGCGCTCGGCGCCATCCTCCTCGCCCTGCTGATGGTGGTGCTGTCGCTGCGGGAGGGCTCCGACACCGTGAGCCGCGACGCCCCGTACCCGTTGATCCTCACCGTCTGCGTGCCGTCGCTGGCGCTCGGCGTATGGCTGTACGGCTCCGCGGAGCGCCGCGCCCGCCACCGGCACCGGCTGCCGACGACCGGCGTCGAGTACGGCGTGGCGGTGGGGCTGCTGTACGGGGTCAGCTCGCTCGCCATCAAGGGGGTGTCCGGATACCTGACGACGAGCGGACCGGTGGACGCCGTCCTCGGTCTGCTCCGCTCGCCGTACCCCTACCTCCTTCTCTTCACCGGCGCCTTCGGCCTGGTCATGTCGCAGGCGGCGTTGCAGCGCTGCCGGGCCTCGCTGATCGTGCCGGTGTGCACGACGGTGACGTGTCTGTTCACGGCGGTGCTCGGCACGCTCTCGTTCGGTGAGGCGCTGCCCCACGAGCCGGTGCGGCTCGCCCTGCGCCTGGCGGGCACGGGCCTCGCGGTCACGGTCCTGCTGGCGATGCCGAAGCACGACACCGCGCCACCCCGACCCCCCGTACCCGCCAAGGAGTTGACTCCTCCGTGAACCTCGACGACCCACTGCTGAAGATCCTGGCCTGCCCCCTGGACAAGGGCCCGCTGCACCTGCTTCTCGACGAAGGCGACAAGGACGCGGACACCCCCGAGGCCCTCTACAACCCGCGCCTGCACCGCCGTTACCCGATCGTCGACGGGATACCCCAGCTGCTGCCCACCTCCGGCGAGCAGGTGAGCGAGGACGAGCACGAGCGGCTGCTGAAGCGGATGGCGCCATGACGACGCCCGCCGCACGCCTCGCCCCGTTCCTGCCCACCCGACTGGTGGCGGCGACCGCCCGGCTGCTGTACCCGCGCTTCGAGCCGGAGCTGGCCCGCCTCGCCGACCTGTGCCCGCCGGACTGCGGCACGGCGGTGGACGTCGGCGGCTGGTACGGCCCGTGGACACGCCGCCTGGCGAGACGGGCGCGCCGGGTGGTGACCGTCGAACCGGTCCCCCACCTGGCGCGGCTGCTGACCGCGATGGCCCCGGCGAACGTCCGCGTGATCCCGGCCGCGGCCTCCGACCGCCGGGGCACCGCCCGGCTGTGGCTGCCGCCGGACGACGCGGGCGACCGGGGCGTGTCCTCGCTGGTCCGCCGGGACATCCACGCCCGTGCCCTGGAGGTGCCCTGTGTCACCCTCGACGGGCTCGGGCTGCGCGACGTCGGCTTCGTCAAGATCGACGTGGACGGCAACGAACTGGCGGTCCTGCGCGGCGCCAAGAGCATCCTCACGCGCGACCGCCCCGCCCTCTTCATCGAACTGGAGTCGCGTATCCAGCCGATCGCCCCGGTCGTCGACTTCCTCGGGGACCTCGGCTACGCGGGGTGGGTCCTGCCCTCCCGCTCCTGGCTCCCGCTGAACCCACGGATCCTGGAGGCCCACCAGGCGAGGGTGTCGTACGTCGCCACGCACGGACTGCT
The Streptomyces sp. CGMCC 4.7035 DNA segment above includes these coding regions:
- a CDS encoding condensation protein, which gives rise to MTTVEHPVRRRPQRIPFPVVDEVSRHCVQEEEPETVHIEVHLPGRLDPSRLRNAFLEALHRHPRILMREAPGHWYSRRYEWELTPDPEVEVVTFPPPGKSALRDARTRALSQAPPLTLSPPIRLEVVTEVAAGSRADLAAGSRADLAAGSRAAGAARVGAAAPRTAEWRNHPPGTPTPGHPHNTGTVLLLTINHTALDGPACLRILATAAELYGGKDNSPTAPPVRTPETAQLPPDTPSPWAPPARVAPGTPESSPGNGLLVTELPLPHRPKSAPYTVNDQLMVTTALTIAHWNKEHGTRPHRPLRITMPVDDRPRDTTMPIGNGTRLVEVPFSPAELADHDLPALLHRTAQRTRALKSLPRPQLGHGAALLATPWAPVAWRAALTRALRRAATPWTSTTLLSNIGRVPYPLDFGDEAGRAHAVWFSAPARMPRGLTVTTASTAGRLHLALRWSHDLLSHGDGAHLRDLFEHYLHTTEAGTA
- a CDS encoding alpha-(1->3)-arabinofuranosyltransferase, with the translated sequence MTTTVQAPPPAAFRTTEATSGPPEGPRSRRWLLGFWAVVFVLFLAVHPGRQTFDTKLGVTVDPWQFLSDLGQLWHDRGGFGGLQDQYTGYLWPMLPYYALAKLIHLPLWLAERLWMSIVVAIAFWGALRLAERLRAGTSASRLLGAVAYALWPVFTIVVGSTSAAALPGAFLPWVLLPLTNERHSARVAAFRSALVVPFMGGVNAASTLASLLPVGLYLLSRPRGPRRRKLIGWWVLGVVLATAWWVVPLLLLGLYGENFLPYVESARTTTDTMSATESLRGAGNWVAYLHFGEAWLPAGWTVASSVIVIVCSALAAGLGLAGLARRDMPERRWLVLTVLVVALVTLAGYGGAFGAPFHGTVQDWLDGWLSPFRNVYKFQPGLALALVLGLAHLVGIAAETRGARPVRGRRFAPLIAAILVVPGLAWPYLNGSILQQGSFQRLPEYWQTTADWLKKYSPDSRALVVPATAHGIYTWGSPIDQPLDVLADSRWAQRDYVPFGTAGNRRAMDAVEQALMTGGEVPGLADYLSRAGLYYVVVRNDLDPDQIGYVPTTTVKRTLEQSGYRRVTGFGPVMTGGRIANDTPLQVEGLYPRQRAVEIYEPVSEDVLRPGQARLMPVADTAVVSGGPEALLPLAADPTMRGRAAVLTGDNTPGLGTSPVQVVGDGLRRADTRFGLVDANTSYTYTREEKNAPDAAQDPGEQPHQILPTKGLDHQTVAELRGARSVTASSSGNWLFHLPQYDPVNAFDGNPDTAWAEGAPGSADGQWLRIAFTGSVDMPSSFKVTPLPQDAVRAAATRIRVETETGSVTSPLRPDGMTQSVKARPGATSWLKITILDSVERKAGLTGAGFSEIRIPGVQVTRLLRLPTDADDSGASAEIVSLHRASDPTGLSPTGTEAGLHRRFTVSAAGTYEVKASAAPIAGEALDKLLYRVAPDQKSRITATADSTAKLGTGLSARNLTDGDLTTAWIAGNRPTIHLDWPDKQPVSSIVLAPAGGLSSRPTKVEISSPDGAAIAGVDENGWVRFDPITTNHLDITVVETAPVTVHNPVANENLSLPVGLTEAYIPALDRYRTPQPLPTRKFSLPCGQGPTLAIDGKLYATSAKGTVRDLVGRRKVDLTLCRQNRADPSVDLGSGTHRVEAGDAGPLTVTDVTLTRGAVTEPGTAGRDLRVVDWLGDRREVTVGSGVASYLTTYENYNKGWQATLNGEKLTPVRLDGWQQGWRLPDGAGGTVELSYAPATTYEAGLIGGGVGVAVLAFFVLWRRRSPNPDEPMPMPPGAGVWLGAVALTLVGAVIAGPLALLVPLLALVAWKRHALLVPIAFVALAGAGIATATGAGTPPAASEGAFGPAAQLLALIGLFAALVSVREPAGLVGEGAVEGPSEAPTEPLPRRQPGASPLGTGGAEQAAGNTISARGPGVEKGKDGTT
- a CDS encoding glycosyltransferase family 4 protein yields the protein MPQHVPSSLRASALPRALQHPQALPPQPRRIVFLARRDLGNPAAGGSELLVDRLADGLTGLGHQVTLLCGGPAAYRDYRVVSAGGDLGHYLRARPALHRQVGDCDLLVEVCNGMPYLAPLWHHGPTLCLVNHVHTDLWRMRFGGPLAPAARIGRRLEHWALAGAQRDNLLVAVSPSTAHALGAIGVERDRIRVVHNGVEEPGPLAAKSPEPLFVAMGRLVEYKRIDLLLRLWERVRPVTGGRLVIVGDGPERERLQHLAGPGVEFTGHVSEPEKHRLLCAAWILLHPSAVEGWGLVVTEAAVRETPAIAFDVPGLRDSVTDGETGVLAHGESSFAAAWCTLALSNDRRRLMGKAARDHAARYRWNRTVRQFRAVATEAVRGWAP
- a CDS encoding class I SAM-dependent methyltransferase, whose amino-acid sequence is MTTTTPARRRDLRDFYEDPSVPVASGTPRSLRQARMLAAALGPAATGGAKTVLDIGCGDGTAAATAAPFLAGHRIVGVDWSQDALRRARTRLPYTVRGELTDGGLPFGTGSADAVLFSEVIEHLVDPDSALDEIRRVLRPGGHLMLSTPNLAAWYNRALLLAGVQPVFSEVSLRAIHGRPGREVVGHLRLSTARALREFVAAAGFDVVRLRGAPFHGVPRPLRPLDRLACAVPSAASILLLHARRT
- a CDS encoding DUF3068 domain-containing protein is translated as MRRRVSPFSLVLLGLGTFLLVLAPLLAWYVAPRAAVNPIDIDTTAVYTGTGSVFDTDKVDTVPGQKITVTQRVRGNVADSERSGNAVWDVTTTVDTDKSLPAADPHDALEFTPGRWVTDRSSNKPVHCCQEKPYHEGDAYLKFPFDVRKHAYQWWDDSLGSTVTLSYRGTKKVQGYTGYLFGGTVAPAKVGTRLVPGALVGRPAAAQVPAEEWYSNHGIELVVDQRTGRVLYAQVGPRRTLRAPGSTKDAVVLLDSRKIAFTTATQKDQVRQAKQESGQLRLVGRTLPVGSAVAGFVLAAAGVVWVVRGRRDPQMPETSPPGLTM
- a CDS encoding Trm112 family protein translates to MNLDDPLLKILACPLDKGPLHLLLDEGDKDADTPEALYNPRLHRRYPIVDGIPQLLPTSGEQVSEDEHERLLKRMAP
- a CDS encoding FkbM family methyltransferase, which encodes MTTPAARLAPFLPTRLVAATARLLYPRFEPELARLADLCPPDCGTAVDVGGWYGPWTRRLARRARRVVTVEPVPHLARLLTAMAPANVRVIPAAASDRRGTARLWLPPDDAGDRGVSSLVRRDIHARALEVPCVTLDGLGLRDVGFVKIDVDGNELAVLRGAKSILTRDRPALFIELESRIQPIAPVVDFLGDLGYAGWVLPSRSWLPLNPRILEAHQARVSYVATHGLLRRVLPFRGPRYVNSVLFLPDGRRPGAAAVRQDGPHAAREAPHRPLHSP
- a CDS encoding class I SAM-dependent methyltransferase; the protein is MKDPSIRRSLALFRAFRREQDDPVACYSLLARDAADQVEAYDGPVRERTVVDVGGGGGYFTAEFRRRGAHAYLFEPDVQELGPKPPAGAVIADGYLLPLADGIADIAFSSNVLEHVADPQTFLSELVRVTRPGGLIYVSFTNWLSPWGGHEWAPWHYLGAERARARYHRRTGKPAKHTLGENLFAVHIGPTLRQVRARDDVTVVSARSRYWPFLASAVAKAPGLREFATWNLLLILRRCPP